A genomic region of Cryptococcus gattii WM276 chromosome F, complete sequence contains the following coding sequences:
- a CDS encoding uncharacterized protein (Similar to TIGR gene model, INSD accession AAW44091.1) has translation MSPHTHSSSSSQQPHLSNVLAPASPPANIERTESEVRTRNSTAGNKRLTLPAIQIQADDDERKGEPSENTDRRDKDKGKEKDKEDGKWIQGIDYAYEYVPVTQVSGYESSSQSDADSYPSDVKEEKICKCRVVVTWVLVP, from the coding sequence ATGTCCCCTCACACCcattcctccagctccTCCCAGCAGCCGCACCTCTCCAACGTCCTCGCACCAGCCAGCCCGCCCGCCAACATTGAGCGAACGGAGAGCGAGGTACGAACTAGAAACAGTACTGCCGGGAACAAGAGATTGACTTTGCCTGCTATTCAGATCCAagcagatgatgatgagaggAAGGGCGAGCCAAGCGAGAATACAGATCGGAGAGACAAGGACAAGGGCAAAgagaaggacaaggaggaTGGCAAATGGATACAGGGAATTGATTATGCGTACGAATATGTGCCTGTAACTCAGGTGAGTGGATATGAATCCTCGTCACAATCAGATGCTGACTCTTATCCAAGCGACgtgaaggaagaaaaaatATGTAAGTGTCGTGTCGTCGTGACTTGGGTTCTTGTTCCTTGa
- a CDS encoding uncharacterized protein (Similar to TIGR gene model, INSD accession AAW44091.1): protein MRQQPVQARMCGIGDKSDRRPVDPTPIIQLKVIDPQGDDITSIDPQTKQQIRRPFGSEGMTYMQNPYYFLFACLVGGDEQEDELHVIDDGKTRFLTGTPVSSLYHLKDLDNSDAAFFVFPDLGVRKEGRYKLKLTLFEIVDQEVYYCTTMFTSTFSVYSAKKFPGMSKATDLSVSFAEQGLKIRVRKDPRQPAAGATAPSSGKSKRKNDTHEAEEESSAQWQSKRTRGLSMGYPGNEQRLHPPPGEHRYYAYSPNYLPPPSDYYPPSSRPMAPPPPPSAYDPYRSRVSHSRSPHSYHPSYPPYSAPGYPSPPSSYYHYNSGRPSTHPEAGPSRHRHSLPPPGYVFDPRPVPSPSSHGNHGYPTPPSMAYPPYPMHSESYNRTGAPWLQDRRPILPPPPPSESAMGRPGTQGSVHRSTHPSSLRQAVSPSESPGRLQYPQSPDMGSYKAPSSASTSRNGREKERGEHERHRGSPIMLPPLTRSPNLTPQGLPPVADLRESRECLSQSESRANVSGDSASRPCSSGKNKMGLGNLLD, encoded by the exons ATGCGGCAACAGCCTGTACAGGCGAGGATGTGTGGGATTGGAGACAAAT CCGATCGACGGCCAGTGGACCCGACGCCAATCATTCAGTTGAAGGTTATCGACCCGCAAGGCGACGATATCACCTCGATCGACCCTCAGACTAAGCAGCAGATCCGAAGGCCGTTCGGTTCTGAGGGCATGACATACATGCAAA ATCCATACTATTTCTTATTCGCGTGCCTTGTCGGTGGTGACGAACAGGAGGACGAGCTTCATGTTATCGATGATGGCAAGACTCGATTCCTAACTGGCACACCTGTCTCTTCCCTGTATCATCTCAAGGACTTGGATAATTCAGATGCGGCCTTCTTTGTGTTCCCTGATCTTGGAGTGAGGAAAGAGGGGAGATACAAGTTGAAATTAACGTTGTTTGAAATTGTGGA TCAAGAAGTGTATTATTGTACCACAATGTTTACTTCTACTTTCTCTGTATACTCGGCCAAAAAGTTTCCGGGAATGTCAA AAGCGACGGATTTATCTGTATCATTTGCCGAGCAGGGCCTCAAAATTCGAGTGCGCAAAGACCCTCGCCAAC CCGCGGCTGGTGCAACAGCGCCCTCAAGTGGGAAATCGAAGCGCAAGAATGATACGCACGAGGCAGAAGAGGAGTCTTCAGCGCAATGGCAGTCCAAGAGGACGCGAGGGCTTTCGATGGGTTATCCGGGAAACGAACAACGTTTACACCCTCCTCCAGGCGAACACCGTTACTACGCTTATTCTCCCAATTACCTTCCCCCACCGTCCGATTATTACCCTCCGTCAAGTCGTCCCATGGCTCCGCCACCACCGCCTAGTGCATACGACCCTTACCGCTCTCGTGTGTCACATAGTAGATCGCCACACTCTTACCACCCATCTTACCCTCCTTATTCTGCCCCCGGGTATCCATCGCCTCCATCAAGCTATTACCACTACAACTCTGGTCGGCCGTCTACCCATCCAGAAGCGGGTCCGAGCAGACATCGCCACTCTCTGCCTCCTCCAGGATATGTCTTTGATCCCCGCCCAGTCCCGTCGCCTTCTTCCCATGGCAACCACGGGTACCCAACACCACCTAGTATGGCGTATCCGCCATACCCAATGCATAGCGAGTCCTATAACCGAACAGGTGCGCCATGGCTTCAAGATCGTCGCCCAATATTGCCGCCTCCACCACCTTCAGAATCTGCTATGGGCAGACCTGGGACCCAAGGAAGTGTTCATCGTTCGACTcatccttcatctcttcGTCAAGCGGTTTCTCCTTCGGAAAGCCCAGGAAGACTTCAATATCCGCAAAGTCCAGATATGGGATCCTACAAAGCACCATCGTCTGCTAGTACCAGCAGGAATGGACgggaaaaggagagggGGGAGCATGAACGGCATAGAGGGTCACCCATCATGCTGCCTCCGCTCACTCGATCACCCAATCTTACGCCACAGGGCTTGCCACCCGTCGCTGACCTTCGAGAGTCTCGGGAGTGTCTAAGTCAGAGTGAGAGTAGGGCAAACGTAAGTGGAGACTCTGCGTCTCGCCCATGCAGTTCAGGCAAAAACAAGATGGGATTGGGCAACCTGCTGGATTAA
- a CDS encoding Hypothetical protein (Similar to TIGR gene model, INSD accession AAW44408.1; CNF04350), with amino-acid sequence MLQQTSHSSHSSSKSSTSSPRLMSSSPPPHTPQRKAGGGSVPSPIMIALSGWPEPVYIARDINSWDRKKQQSRSGTATPPEVYDGVGGPRIMPQHISSSPWTKGVPPSMSQPQNACTSATSAGKADPAKMFSVPVNNDNKTLPIPNRRAKSNSMNAIKPLTPAYPPAPPVGSIFAAPPAAGSSSNNNAPVAPQFSIFATTCPHLTDPSLGPCPFPTHPHDVRSMFPPTSHLAKREANMPLSGPSRDKGTTDKITDKHPIRPKYLPPTIFPSVTISSITHSPTTIIRSSSSSSSSTKISDKGKEREDPTELPSTFADPRYLPSSAILHKGRALPLVPSWSGASSPSSSRTSTPRGERSRSPAAPADAPTSIPVPATVISLAPVKTSTHIRVIDENYDCDGPPTSTTTNETSGKGKGKRRPSVLNDVESSILWKKVVVNDIRGNVSKTAEVEDAMDVDVVEEVEKMEKAII; translated from the coding sequence ATGCTCCAACAAACATCCCATTCATCCCATTCCTCTTCAAAGAGCAGTACTAGCAGCCCACGTCTCATGTCTAGTTCTCCACCACCCCACACACCGCAACGCAAGGCCGGAGGAGGCAGCGTGCCTTCACCGATCATGATCGCGTTATCTGGGTGGCCGGAACCAGTTTACATTGCGAGGGACATCAACAGTTGGGACCGAAAGAAACAGCAATCCAGGTCTGGGACAGCGACCCCTCCAGAGGTCTACGATGGTGTAGGTGGGCCTCGCATTATGCCTCAGCacatttcttcttcgccgTGGACAAAAGGGGTGCCCCCATCTATGAGTCAACCCCAAAATGCTTGCACATCGGCAACGTCGGCTGGGAAGGCCGACCCCGCAAAAATGTTTTCCGTACCGGTCAACAATGATAACAAAACTCTGCCAATTCCAAACAGGAGGGCCAAGAGTAATAGTATGAATGCAATCAAGCCATTGACCCCTGCATATCCCCCGGCGCCTCCAGTTGGCTCCATATTTGCAGCCCCGCCAGCCGccggcagcagcagcaacaatAATGCGCCAGTCGCTCCACAATTCTCCATATTCGCAACCACCTGTCCACATCTTACAGACCCTTCTCTCGGTCCATGCCCCTTCCCAACACACCCTCACGATGTCAGAAGCATGTTCCCGCCCACCAGCCATTTGGCAAAGAGGGAGGCAAATATGCCCTTGTCCGGTCCTTCACGTGACAAAGGAACCACTGATAAGATAACCGATAAACACCCTATTCGTCCCAAGTATCTCCCACCCACGATCTTCCCATCCGTCACCATCTCTTCTATCACGCATTCTCCGACCACCATCATCCgttcctcatcttcatcttcgtcatcaACCAAAATTAGTGACAAAGGTAAAGAGCGCGAGGACCCAACTGAACTACCAAGCACCTTTGCCGACCCGCGATACCTTCCTTCATCTGCAATCCTGCATAAGGGCAGAGCACTACCTCTCGTCCCAAGTTGGTCTGGGGcatcatcaccatcatccAGTCGGACTTCAACTCCTCGCGGGGAGAGGTCTAGGTCTCCTGCCGCTCCTGCCGACGCTCCTACCTCTATTCCTGTTCCAGCGACTGTTATTTCCCTCGCTCCAGTCAAGACATCTACCCACATCCGAGTAATTGATGAGAATTATGACTGTGACGGTCCTCCGACGTCAACCACAACAAATGAGACCAGcgggaagggaaaaggtAAAAGGCGGCCGAGCGTTTTAAATGATGTGGAATCGAGCATCTTGTGGAAGAAGGTGGTTGTGAATGACATAAGGGGAAATGTTTCCAAAACGGCGGAGGTTGAGGACGCTATGGACGTTGATGtggtggaagaggtggagaagatggagaaggcGATCATTTAA
- a CDS encoding uncharacterized protein (Similar to TIGR gene model, INSD accession AAW44083.1), whose protein sequence is MEIPSPTTRQSSRARLIPGSQHGPSHLSKEITPGACAMILERFVPFRHGWSSVDTRRAGVFITCVAVGLASGSNYGYSAYAPQLANQLVISATLVNLIGLAGNFGVYTSGPLWGKIVDSKGQKIPLLAGGLCCLLGYGITHAFYTHMISLRSPSSDNPSYLRLSLLLFAMFLTGCGGSAGLTSGVNAVAKSFPDSTRASATGAVLAGFGLSAFLFSALGHLFWPGDSGGLLALLAVGTGGPMLFSAFIIRPVPPEGETDLGPILYGRVEQDENEEEMGIEVVVDDYDSPMLSRSSSFELRRSMEFSRSRSPAARGCHIHLDPDHPLPHAHFGALPPSHNAIHKPLHSRSSSLSSLPPTLLTHSPTDLLKKTDFWLLFIILALLCGTGLMYINNAGTIALALAREGKRVYDKGKIGGWQAKQVGLVSIWNCAGRVLGGVYSDFCKTHFRIRRIWALPLVACLFILSQLSALSTTHVQSLWIVSSLLGVAYGALFNVMPMLILEWFGMRHFSQNWGWTAVAPIIGSNAFNVLFGGVYDAHTVGRIGPFDPEETDASEVIGMINSIKRGGVALPDDGSHECLVGEECYGSAFKLSLLGCTLALGLSVLAGVRREKMSKERRDNL, encoded by the exons ATGGAAATCCCATCACCGACCACGCGTCAGTCATCGCGCGCCCGCCTCATCCCAGGAAGCCAGCACGGCCCATCACACCTCTCCAAAGAGATCACTCCCGGTGCTTGCGCAATGATTCTCGAGAGGTTTGTCCCGTTCCGCCATGGGTGGTCATCAGTCGATACGAGAAGAGCAGGAGTATTTATCACGTGTGTTGCTGTTGGATTGGCAAG TGGAAGCAACTATGGCTACTCGGCCTACGCTCCTCAGCTGGCCAACCAATTGGTAATCAGCGCAACCTTGGTCAACTTGATCGGCCTCGCTGGGAACTTTGGAGTGTACACATCTGGACCTTTATGGGGTAAGATCGTCGATTCGAAGGGACAGAAAAT TCCCCTGCTGGCCGGGGGTCTTTGCTGTCTCTTAGGATACGGCATTACGCATGCTTTCTATACCCATATGATCTCTCTTCGCTCTCCGTCATCTGATAATCCTTCTTACCTCCGCTTATCTCTGCTTCTTTTTGCAATGTTCCTCACGGGCTGCGGCGGTTCAGCAGGTCTGACGTCTGGTGTAAACGCAGTCGCTAAATCATTCCCGGATTCGACACGGGCTTCTGCAACGGGCGCAGTTCTTGCCGGTTTTGGTCTTAGCGCATTTCTGTTTTCAGCTCTCGGTCATTTGTTTTGGCCGGGGGACTCGGGAGGTTTGCTTGCTCTGTTGGCAGTTGGTACTGGGGGGCCAATGTTATTTTCGGCATTTATTATTAGACCAGTGCCTCCCGAGGGAGAAACAGACCTCGGCCCTATTCTGTATGGGCGTGTCGAACAAGAcgagaatgaagaagagatgggtATAGAAGTCGTTGTCGATGATTACGATTCACCTATGCTTTCTCGCTCAAGCTCCTTTGAGCTCCGTCGATCGATGGAATTTTCTCGCTCACGTTCACCAGCTGCCCGAGGATGTCATATTCATCTCGATCCCGACCATCCTCTACCCCACGCCCATTTTGGCGCCCTTCCTCCGTCTCATAATGCTATCCATAAGCCACTTCACTCCCGCTCGTCCTCTCTCTCGTCTTTGCCTCCGACTCTACTCACTCACTCGCCTACCGACTTGCTCAAGAAGACCGACTTTTGGTTGCttttcatcatcctcgCGCTTCTTTGTGGAACCGGATTGATGTACATCAACAACGCTGGAACAATAGCCCTCGCCTTGGCGAGAGAGGGGAAAAGGGTCTATGATAAGGGAAAGATTGGAGGGTGGCAGGCAAAGCAGGTTGGGTTGGTCAGCATTTGGAACTGTGCTGGTCGAGTCTTGGGCG GCGTGTACTCTGACTTCTGCAAAACCCATTTTCGTATCCGACGCATTTGGGCGCTCCCGCTTGTGGCATGTTTGTTCATCCTCTCCCAACTTTCCGCCCTATCTACCACGCATGTCCAATCATTATGGATCGTCTCCAGCCTTCTCGGTGTTGCGTACGGTGCATTATTCAATGTGATGCCGATGTTGATTTTGGAATGGTTTGGGATGAGACACTTTTCTCAGAACTGGGGCTGGACGGCGGTAGCGCCTATCATTGGGAGTAATGCGTTCAATGTGTTGTTTGGGGGCGTTTATGACGCTCACACT GTCGGGCGGATAGGGCCTTTTGATCCCGAGGAAACGGATGCTAGCGAGGTGATAGGGATGATAAATTCTATCAAACGTGGGGGTGTTGCTCTACCTGACGATGGATCACATGAAT GTCTAGTAGGCGAAGAATGCTATGGTTCAGCATTCAAGCTATCCCTTTTGGGATGTACTCTAGCCCTTGGGCTGAGCGTCTTGGCCGGTGtgaggagggaaaagatGAGTAAGGAGCGGAGAGATAACTTGTGA